ggctgctgggaattgaacctgggacctctggaagaacagctagtgctcttaaccactgagccatctctccagcccagtaaatGTTtttaggaagaggaaaaaggataTTGGGCAgcggtagcgcacgcctttaatcccagcactcagaggcagaggcaggccgatctctgggtgttcaaggccagcctagtctacagagcaagttccaaggacagccaggacttttaTACAGAGAACCCTgcgaataataataataataataataataataataataataataataaagggggGGGGACTAGAGAGATCTCAATGGTTAAGAGGCtggctgtgggctggagagatggctcagaggttaagaacactggctgttcttccagagatcctgagttcaattcccagcacccatttggtggctcacaactatctgtggtgatatctggcgccctcttctggcctgcagggatacatgcagtagaacactgtatacataataaataaattaaaaaaaaaaaaaaaaaaaaaagagcctggctgctcttccagaagacctgggtttcattcccagcacccacatggtggctaacaaccatctgtgatCAGACCCCTAtcatcccaggggatctgatgccctcttctgactgtgcaaacactgcatgcatatggtatacAGATATACTTACAgttaaaacactcatatataataaaataaaaattaaatcttaaataGAATAAGACTACATACTGGGGGTGTGACTCTGTTGATAGAGTTTAATTCGCTGCACCCCATCATCTGTCGTGgtgtgcacatgcctgcaatcctaggactctggaggcagaggcaggaggatccagagtttaAAGGGGTCCTTGACTCcattgggagtttgaggccagcctgggctacatagtaagacgtctcaaaagcaaaccaaaatgaagttaaaaagaTCCGATTTGACTATGGTAAAATGTCAACCATTTTCTAACCTCCATTATTCCAGCTCATTCCTATATGTCAATTGATAGGCCATCCTGTCATCCCGCCATGGTGCtggggaccgaactcagggctGTGTGCGTTAAAGAcaagcaccctgcctcttcctgcttTTATTTTAGTTCACATGAATTTGTaaatttcacatgtgtgtggggcaGGAGTGTggccatcagaggacaactttcaggggtcAGGTCTTGTTTTTTCTTCCACCAGAAAGGAtcctaggattgaactcagatttggCATCATCTTTACTCAGTGAGCCATCCTGTCAGCTTGCTTCCCCCTCCCTCTGAAACAAtttagctttctctctgcctcatatcATACCCCTGCCTCAGACCCCCACATTCTGGGGTTACGGGCACGGCCGGCCGGCCGCACCACGCTTAAGCAGTCTGTCCAAGAAGGCAAGGCCCAGGCATACTTGAAGTCCCTTGCTCTCACTCCAGGCCCTTCGCTCCAGAGGCACCAGCTCCCCTCAGGCAGCCCAGCTAGGTACTGAAGCACTTGTTTGTGAAGCTAATATCCTTCCCACAGGACGGAGTTCCTCCAAAGGCCTGGCAATGGTTTCCTCAATGTTATATACCCAGCACCTGCCGGAGAAAGGGGCTCAGGAGGGTAGATAGGTGGACAGTAGGAAGAACGgtggggatggatggatgtgtgccTCCAAGAGCTGTGGAGACTGCTCAGTGAGTCAGAATGCTTGCTATATAAACACGTGGCCCTGAGTTCAAGTGCTtaagcatgtctgtaatcccagcactgtggacagCAGGGACAGGAGGGTCATGGGGCTGGCTGAATGCAGGCCTAGCCCAGGAGCAGTGGGAAATCCTATCCTAAGGGAATAAGGTGACATGTGATAGAACAGGCCTCCATGTGTAAATGGTATTTACATCTACACATCGGCACAtatacaaacactcatacacacacacacacacacacacacacacacacacacacacgaagaaggGACACAGAATGAGTAGATTCAGGAAGGGAAGGGGTAGACTGAGGAATACGATGTTGAACGGTAATGGTATGAGGGCAGCGTGAGACGACAGAACCCAGAACTCCAACCTTCAAGAAAGTTCCCATCTGGAAGCAGGAGCCCAGGGAGCCCGCACAGACACTCTCTTCTCTTGCAGGCTTGGCCGccatcccctttccttctctggctccgCCCATCACACTGCTGGTGGATGGGAGGCCTCAGATGCTGGTGGTCTGCCTGGTCCTTGATGCAGCACCCCCTGGCCTGGACAGCCCCATCTGGTTCTCAGCAGGCAACGGCAGTGCACTGGACGCCTTCACCTATGGGCCCTCCCCGGCACCAGACGGCACCTGGACTAGCCTGGCCCAGCTTTCCTTGCTCTCTGAAGAACTGGAAGCCTGGGAGTCCTTGGTGTGCCACGCCAGGCCTGGGGCTGGGGGCCAGAGCCGGAGCACACTCCCCCTCCAGCTGTCAGGTGGGGAAGCAGCCTGGGGTCCTGTCCCTTTCCACACCCTGGAGTCAGAATacagtggggagggaagggaggctccaggcaccaggcatgaaggATGTGTAAGGGGAGACCCTGGCTCCAGGGAGAGT
The sequence above is drawn from the Onychomys torridus chromosome 18, mOncTor1.1, whole genome shotgun sequence genome and encodes:
- the Ptcra gene encoding pre T-cell antigen receptor alpha — translated: MPLLEWAMARTWLLLFLALRGQTLPIGLAAIPFPSLAPPITLLVDGRPQMLVVCLVLDAAPPGLDSPIWFSAGNGSALDAFTYGPSPAPDGTWTSLAQLSLLSEELEAWESLVCHARPGAGGQSRSTLPLQLSGEASTARTCSQEPHRGTPGQFLRLSALRLLLFKLLLSDVLLTCSRLCVLAGQHPLPPPPRGSLRPTHRIWTS